In Benincasa hispida cultivar B227 chromosome 8, ASM972705v1, whole genome shotgun sequence, the sequence tagaaaaaaaaaggggtTAGATTTTGCATGTATTACCATCTTAATAAATTTCGATGGTATTTGATTTTTGAACAACcctattctttaaaaaatgataaatctaaaaccaaaaacgaaaaacaaaaacaacaagaaGAAAAGTAAAGTGTCATTGATAAGttgctttctttattttgaGACAAATTTGCTtccatcatcatcattatcagTAGTGTCgttcttcatcttcttattATCCGAAGAATATAATTCCGTATCCGATTGAGTACTCCACATTTGATCATCTCTATATCTCTTGTATATATCCCCTTTATAAAACTCTCTAGTTCTATAAGCCAACACAAAGGAAGTCATTGCTCCAAACAATGTCACTAAAACCAAAATCTGGAAAGACTCACTAAAGCAATGAGTTCCTGTACAAGTTAGCCCCTTCCCATTCTTCACGTTACCGATTTTCGTAGCTTCCCGATCGTAAAACTTCCCCACTACATGAACATTCATTATATAAGATCCAAATGGAACTGCCAATTGCCCACAATTCAGAAGCGTGGAGTAATGTTTAAGCCCAAAGAGATCAGAGATTAAAGCAAATAGCAATGGAGTTTGAGCTCCAAATCCAAACCCAATAATCAATGAAGCTGCATACACTGAATCTTTATAAGGGAAAGCAATGGAGATTAGACCAATGCTAGTTATAACTTGGGTAAGGCCAAACATAAGAGGACGAGGTAATTTGTATTTTGTCATAAGAGTTTCGGAGACGAAACCGGAGCAAACCCGGCCgaagaaattgaaaatggaaatccATGAAACGAAGACATTTATGGTTTCAGATGGATAGTTAAGTGATTCAGCGATTTGGCCAAGATTATCAATGGCAGCAACTGATGAACCACAAGCTGAAACTGTTGCTATGAAAATAAGAGCCATGTCTTTGCTAAACAGAGCTTGTACGATACCAAAATCTTCTCCTCTTTGAGGCTTGTTAGATCTTTTATTTGAGAAACAAGGTGAAGAAGTTTCAGAAATTTCTTCAAGTTTTTGAACAGGAATTGAAACTACAACTGAAGGATCTTTGGTTTGTTTATTGAGTTTGAAGAGAAACAATTCTTCTTTAATAGCTATCAAGAGAGGGAGACAGAGCAAGACAACAATGACGGACGTGCCACCAACATAATTAGCATGAGTGAAAGGAGTGTGTTTTTGGGTTATGGTGAGAAACAAGATGAAGACCGCCATTGTAATGGAGACGTAAAGTAAATGGAAGAACACTTTGAGTTCTTGTGGATGCTTCCTAGCTTTGATCGTtcgaaatgaaagaaaaaacaagaagCATATAATGGAGGGTAGCCATGAAAGAAGGAGTACAAGATTGATAGGATCTTGATGGCCATAAATGGCAAAATAGATTTGAGTTAAAATGGCTCCACCAAGGCCCACAAAGCCCTTGAGAAGGCCTAAAATGATGCCTCTTTGATCAGGGAAGTTTCTGACACTAGTTACCATGACGGCCGTATTGGCAAAGTTTTGTGCATTAGCGGaaatgtaaatgtaaataaacaTTAGCCACAGTTCAGGCTTTGGGACGTACTCAGTAACAGAGAGCCAAATCATGAAGTAGCTGAAGAAGTTGAGGGTTAAGCCTACAAGGAAAAGCATCCACGGCGGAGCCACCTCGGCAAAAAGTCCAGCAAAAACACCGAGGTTGGAACCGAGATCTTTAGCGAATCCCAAGTGGCTAAGTTGCGTTTGATTATAATCAAATTTGGTCTTTAAAACTTTCGAGTATGTACCAAACAAGTAAGTTGAACCACAGCCGATCATGATGAGAAATGCGGCGAATACCGAAAACCATCGTCCTTCGACAACTTGCTTCACAAATCGCCAATTTTCTGCACCACGGTCCGAGCCCATTTCGTCGTTAATCAAATAATTGGGTGTTGGAAATTGATAATTGATTAGGAAGAAGAGGAGCCAGCTTTGGTATAGAATGAAGATTGACGATTTAAGATTGAGAATGAGATTTTGAGCCTCCAATTTTGTACATTATAAAAGAAACTCAGATTTGCAGTTTATTTACCAAACATATTACCTAAGACAGACATCGGTAGAATTTAATGATGGAAAATGATTGTGCTAGTTGAAAAAACTTGCAACTTCCTCTCCAATACCCTGTCAATTACTAGCTTTTAGTTGAACCAacaagaattaaaataataaactatcttttacttattttatttatcaagtTTGTCGCTTTCATACTACAATTACGCCTTTTTAAATTAGATATGCAAGATGAAGGAATAGAACTTAACTTCGATCAATAGTATAAGCATTATGCCACTTTTTGACCCTTATGAAACATTTTTATCCTTAGCATAATATCTAAAGTACCCTAATCCTTTATTTCATGTCCTAAACCCATGTATTTGGAaagcaaaattaatttttcccATTATGGCTTTAGCATTAATTCCATTCCATTTATTTCTCTGATATGCTTAGATTATATCGGTTAACTTCTATCTCtttatatttagaaaaaaaaaaagacagagaaaaaaagaaggaatttttttatgaatagagaaaaatgtaaaactatttatagaaatagcaaaaaaaaaaaaaaaaaaaaagatagatcAATGATGGatttctatcagcgtctatcacatagtatcaatgatagacatttatcactgatagataccgataaacttctatcaacctctatcaaagaacattaaatattaatattttgtgtaaataatttctcttattttatatcacatataattaatttccttaattaatttgaataattcaaattaataaaaaaactaattctcattaattcttgATGAGCtaagaggggacctcatggacctgtagcttgaagctccaattgtacgtgaataattaattaaactcctttaattaaatcatccaccatccattaactgtcgacactccactaaagaccgacagctgaactcttcgcactacagatatatttctgtgtccattggatataactaatcaaccttggatcttagtttattagtttgtggttaatgcaattaaaaatgaaataaaacatcacatattttattatataaataaaatgtttgtacattacaattacaaactattgaaccttacaaaatttagggcatcaaccctaatagtggagacatacaaatgaatcatgtttaagtaataacctaaataatcTATAGTAGATTGATAAGATTGGGTATatatcttatccttgtgacaatATGGTTACGACCCACTCTGTAAGTAtcacaattgttgtaaagtgtttacaaatgatctaatcttaaTCATTCacatggagacatgtgagcggggtatcctttacaaatagtttgtataagaccagagcATGAAATGTATAGTCTCTTTATAACATAGTtgttagaagagacttacatttcactaggatgaccatgggtggcatgacctgaatcctaagtgagttgtgaacttctctACCTATAAGAGATGTCATTTGATCGATCcgcatgggtaagagtggccagattcgccgactcaatatgccaacccttttggggattcgtttgattggggagctgagaacacagctacacaagaagaaattcactcattcttgttgttagggtaagtagataaattgctcccttaaaggctaattcagggtcttgaacaatgtggtgtcacactcTCTAGGTCCAAGAGGGGTTAAGttgtagttggactatgattaattgttcattagagggaatagtggtacttaaggagtcggaggtaactacaggggtaaaacggtaattttgatgcatctatacttatgagcaatttatgatGAGTTGATGCaatgttaattggttatatccaatggacatagaaatatatctatagtgcgaagagttcagctgtcggttttCAGTAGAGcgaccgacaattaatgaaggttgattaattttattgaatagtttaattaattaataagtaTCATtaaagcttcaatctataggtttatAAGGTCCTCTTGCAAGCTCAAttagaattaatgagaatcaaattaatttgggattaatttaaattgttcaaattaattaaaggcaattaattgaataagatacaattaatgtaatgtatatgataattataatataaaattttaatgaaagaaataaatatttgaatatgattcaaatattaattaaatgaatatgattcatgtaaAAACTATAagctaaaattaatatgaatatgattaatattaatactataggttatatgagaaaaaaataaactatgggatatattatatatgatataatataaactataggttatattggtAGGGTCAAGTTTACCGTCGCCCGTAAACCCTTGCTacagaaataatatttataaatcacgaaactaactacttatactaactagtgGTACAAGTGGCAAGTCTGGGGTCGAACCTCAGGGAAGCGCGGAAGATtagtgaaggaactcgtttctgaaagagatccttgagtggaagcgaatcgtccaaatccattaattattgaaaactaaatttgtaGTAAACATACACGATATGCATTcaatataaattacaacatgcttgaaAGGGTTCGAGATACATTACCCTTGAAAAACATTTCTCTTCAAGTATCTCTCGAACAATCACGAGCCTCGAACTCAAGAACTTCACGAACTAAACAGagaggacactaccacaatgagcctttggtattctcagggtgagaaccaaAGAGTGATGGGCTTTGATTATTTTGGTCAAGAGGGATTGTTTGaatttggaggaagaagaagattgaaacACACAGAACGTTTTTGCATCATTGACCCAATCTCACATTAGCCGTgttgaggaagaagagaaaaaaaatttcttttatttcttttgccacaaaaaacaataaccacccactaaggtggttagagaaaaatgagggaagttattattcaaaataataaaataatataaataaatatgataaccaacttatcatattatatttatattaaactatatgttatatcaaatataacacataatctatggttttaatattgtttcatatataatataaactgtagtttcttttctctattttatgacatgtaatataaatcatatttatattaaatttaacaactatgaatcaaattcatagaaaaatatatttgaatctcattcaaatatttatttcctcgaATTAAAttgtaatgtatcaaatacattataacaattatatcatatataattgaaacaatttaatcatatcatatataattaaattcctaaTTTACCCAAaagctgattctcaactaaatccttttgagctaccaagggaaccttatggacctgtagcttgaagcttcgaCAGTAcgtgtataattaattaaattctttaattatattatccaccatctgttaactgtcggacactccactaaagaccgacagctgcacttttcgtactaaagataaatttttgtgtccattggattgAATAATCAACCCGTTTGCCAAGCAGAGTCTCCCGAAATCTTCCCTCTTTGCCTTCAATTACATCGCTTGTAAACCTTATTATGGCCATCCCTCATTGGTTGTCCGCGGATTCCATTATCAAGAAGTGTATCCACGGCTTCTTGTACCAATTTCTCCTGACACATTACTAATTCTCCTGGCGTAGATCTACTTGTTGTTAATAGATCAATAAGAGTATTGTTCCGATAGATAACTCTTCTATAGAGTTCATTAATATCCGAGCTCATTAGTTTACCCCCATCTATCTGAATGATCGGTCTCAGCTCGGGAGGAAGAACAGGTAATAGACATAAAACCATCCATTCGGGTTCTATATTTGTTCGAATAAAATGCTTAGCTAATTCCATACGTCTAACCAAAAAATCCTTTCTTCTTCCAACTTTTCGATCTTCCCATTCATTACCCGCGGGTCGTAGCCTTTCAGTAAATAATGATAAAGTGAGATAAAAATTTTATGGTCTGGATCTCTCTGGTAAAAACGAAAGCGGAATTCCTGATTATTCAGAACTTAATCCAATCCTATGTATGGGTCAATCTAATCTCACATATCCTACTATTTTCCACGGTAATTCTGATTTATTGGCAAGAACGAGAAAAAGAACTACCACCTCCTTCCGGTATTTCGATTGAAATACCCATAAATGGTCTTTTTCGTAGAAATAGTATTCTTGCTTATTTCGATGATCCTCAATACAGAAGAAATAGTTCGGGaattactaaaaataaatacaCGGGTTGACCTTTCTTTTTCATATCTTTGTTTTATGATTTTTGGGATGGGGAAAATTACGAATCCCCATCGCCCCAATAAACCaaaaagtttttgtttattttttattttattatatattttatatattatatatatataataaatatagaaGATCAAATAGTAAACTGAAActctttattaaaaattaatgagACATTGAAACAATGACATTAGTTGATTAAGttaaaaccttctttttgaattcaccaatcaacaatacgatgacccttcacaaattcttcataagtacaactgggccaaattaccgttttgcccatataattacatctaactccttaagtatcactggttcctctaatgaacaatagaccatagtcttactatgactaaaccactctcaggccaagagagggtgtggtgccacattgttcaagacccggaatcagcccttaagggagcaatttatctacttacccttgcttcagggaagaagtgaattccatcttatgtagttgtgttttcagctccccaatcagacgaatccccaaaatggtagacttgttgagtcggcgatctggccactctcacccatacaaatcaaagaaccgccctcataggcaggagttcacaactcactcaaggttcaggtcatgttacctatggtcatcttggtgaaattaacgtctctattatgaacggtgttatataatgagactaaacatttcgtgcttcgattttatacaaattcctttgtatagaatatccccgcttgcatgtctaatacatgcatgattaggatcagatcatttgtaacactttacaacaattgtaacacctacaaagcaggtcgtgctcgtagtgtcaccaggataaggtacctagtcttatccatatactatacagaccatttaggttatcacttaaacatgatccacctgtatgtctccacatacatgtttaagttacaatgataaccttggatgttagtttattggtttgtggttaatgcaactaaaatatcacatattttatagacaaaatgagtaaaatatcatatattattaatcttataagagtttgttcatacaaagtttacaaactatagaaccctacgagatttagggcatcaaccccaataatctcccatttgtcctaaagctagtgggatgtacaatataaacaaatacaaagtacacaaaacaataaactagggcataacacgcctTGTACAagatctctcacttgccctagtccagccatgGTCTATCCCATAggcccataatctgtaggtgaccctcaaacactgtagtcaTGAAGGCCTtcataaacggatcagcaacattgtgctccgaagctatcttcgtgacaatcacgtcccctcgatgcacaatcttttggatgagatgatattttcgctctatgtgcttgccGTGCTTATGACTCATAAACtgtcgggaattagccacaacaccactattatcataataaagtgtgatggactttgacatgtctggaacaacttccagatcagtaaAAAATCTTTTGAGTtaaacagcttccttagcagcttcacaagctgctacatactcaacctttATGGTGGAGTTtgcgatgcacccttgcttggtgttTCGCCACACTACTGtctctccgttaagagtgaacactgatcctgatgtggatttcctagaatccctatcagtctgaaaatcagagtccatgtatcgTGTAAGGACCAAATatttagaaccatacacaagcatttaatccctcgttcttcatagatacttgaggatgttcttaatggttgtacagtgatctaatcctggattagattgatatctactgactatcctcactacatagcaaatgtcagatttagtacataacatcacatgcATCAAACTGTCCACAGTAGATGCATAGGGGGtccatctcatatcctcaaccttttgaggtatcttaggatactgttccttagacaatttAACCTCGTGCTTGAAAGGCAataagcccctcttggagttctgcatcgagtacttgacaaacatcttgtcaatatacgacatctgagacaatgctagcattttgttttttcgatctcgaaagatctgaataccaaaaacaaactgagcctctcccaaatctttcatttggaattgggtcgctagccagtttttaactgtagtcagtaaacctacatcattcccaatgagtaggatatcatctacatacaagactagaaaaactactgaactgttgatgattttcttgtatacacaaggctcatcaatgttctgatcaaaaccataagatttgatcgtagtatcagaccttatgttccaagatcaagatgcctatttcagtccataaatggaccgattaagcttgcaaaccttttgctcttgagcttggattatgaatccctcgggttgcaccatataaatggcatcctcaagattgccattaaaAAAAGCAGTATTGACattcattttccatatctcatagtcataatatgaggcaatggataggagaatccggatagacttcaacatgaaaataggcaagaaagtctcctcatagttgactccctctacctgggtataacccttcgTCACCAGTCTAGCCTGGATGGTTTTCACCtttccatcagcaccccgttttctcttgtagatccatttacaacgtATAGGTTTAACTTCTTCaggttaatctacaagatcccatactgaattgaagtatatagacttcatttcgagaTCTATGgttttgatccattcatctctgtcaacatcctccattggcTTCTTGTAAGAAAATGGATACTCAACCTTatcatcagctaccatagctaggatttcagttaaacccatatagcgaataggatggttcacaaccctcccactacgtcgaggttccctcaacacttaaagtggatttgacctactagatgaacctacttcaacaactcttgttgtgGTActaggcccttcaacaactcttgttgaagattcaatagtttctttggaaatctcattcaacacaattttacttttaggcctgtgctcccttatgtggtcttcctcaagaaaagtagcatttatcgatacaaatactttattttctttaggtcaaagaaataaccacctatcgtttccttggggtagcctacaaataggcataaccttgaacatggttccaatttcttaggattg encodes:
- the LOC120083909 gene encoding uncharacterized protein LOC120083909 — its product is MGSDRGAENWRFVKQVVEGRWFSVFAAFLIMIGCGSTYLFGTYSKVLKTKFDYNQTQLSHLGFAKDLGSNLGVFAGLFAEVAPPWMLFLVGLTLNFFSYFMIWLSVTEYVPKPELWLMFIYIYISANAQNFANTAVMVTSVRNFPDQRGIILGLLKGFVGLGGAILTQIYFAIYGHQDPINLVLLLSWLPSIICFLFFLSFRTIKARKHPQELKVFFHLLYVSITMAVFILFLTITQKHTPFTHANYVGGTSVIVVLLCLPLLIAIKEELFLFKLNKQTKDPSVVVSIPVQKLEEISETSSPCFSNKRSNKPQRGEDFGIVQALFSKDMALIFIATVSACGSSVAAIDNLGQIAESLNYPSETINVFVSWISIFNFFGRVCSGFVSETLMTKYKLPRPLMFGLTQVITSIGLISIAFPYKDSVYAASLIIGFGFGAQTPLLFALISDLFGLKHYSTLLNCGQLAVPFGSYIMNVHVVGKFYDREATKIGNVKNGKGLTCTGTHCFSESFQILVLVTLFGAMTSFVLAYRTREFYKGDIYKRYRDDQMWSTQSDTELYSSDNKKMKNDTTDNDDDGSKFVSK
- the LOC120083910 gene encoding DNA-directed RNA polymerase subunit beta'-like; the encoded protein is MELAKHFIRTNIEPEWMVLCLLPVLPPELRPIIQIDGGKLMSSDINELYRRVIYRNNTLIDLLTTSRSTPGELVMCQEKLVQEAVDTLLDNGIRGQPMRDGHNKVYKRCN